The Spirosoma oryzicola region ATCCTGTCAAACAACAAAGAACATGAACTACGTTGCTACCCATGCTCAAGGTCCTCGCCCCACGAGACTGGCATTCGTTAAAAAAGTAAGTACCCTGCTGCTAAGCGCTGCGCTGCTCGTGACGGGCTGTAAAAAACCGCAGGTCGAACCCGTTGATGCGCTGACCGCCAACGCAGGTCCTGACCAGACGGTTCAGGTTGGACAAACCGTAACGTTAGATGGTACAGCATCGCACGATGGTCAGGGTAAAGCTATCACGTTTCAATGGACCGTTACGAAGAAACCAGCGGCCAGTACGGTCACGTTAACGGCACCCACTACGACCAAGCCAACGTTTGTACCTGATGAAGTGGGTGAATACGAATTGGAGGTAGCTGTTTCAAACGGGGCTATAACAAACGTTGACAAAGTTCTGGTTACGGCTTCTGTTGCGCAGCCGCTGACGCTGGATAAAGACATTACGGTGAAGACAATACTGGAGGATCGCATTGCTAGTCCGAATCTGCCGGACTATATCGTTCCCAGAAACATTGCCGTTAAACACGAACTGACTATCAAGCCCGGCGTTGTAATTGCGTTTGAGCGGGATGTACGGTTTGACATCAACGACGAGGGTGGAATCCTGATTGCCAAGGGAACAGCCGACAAAAAGATACGTTTCATCGGGGTTGGGCAAACCAAAGGGTACTGGATCGGTATTATGCTGTATTCCGAAAGCAATGTTAATGTGATGGAGCATGTCGAGGTATTACACGCCGGAAGCCGAACCATGCTGGACGGTAAAAAAACGGGGATGGCCATGTTCAAGCAGAGCCAACTGGCACTGAAAAACAACCTGTTCGCGCAAAATGACGGCTATGGATTGCTTGTTCAGGAAGAAGCGATTCTGCGTGAGTTTTCGACAAACGTATTTAGCAACAACAGCGAAGCCGGTATCATCGTATCGACGGAAAACGTTGCCAAACTGGACGTTGCTTCGGTATTCACCAGCGGCAACGGGCGTAACGTGGTAGAAGTGAATGGGTCGTACATCGGCCATTCGAACGGCAGCGACGGCGAAATCAACTGGAAAGGTTTTGCCGATAAAACGCCGTACCGGCTGCTGAATACCATCGCGGTACGCACTGGCTGGCGTCTACATCCGGGCGTAACCGTCGAAGCTGCGCGTGATGTCACGGTGATCATCAATGAAGAAGGGTATCTGCTGGCTAAGGGAACGGCTGAACAGAAGATCCGGTTTACCGGAGCAGCCAACACAACGGCGTACTGGGTCGGAATTTTGAGCCACTCAACGAGTACGCAAAACAGCATCGATCAGGCCGAGATCAGCAACGCGGGCAGCAAGGCGATTGTATCGGGCAAGCGGGCTAATCTGGCGCTCTACGGCCATGACGCAGCTATGACTATTCGCAATACCCGGATCAGTGGGAGTGGGGGTTACGGTATCCTGGTTGGTTACTACGCGTCGATCAACGACGATGCCAACGCCAGCAATACCTTTGAGGGTAACGCGCAAGCCCGTATTCAGTACGAAGAATAAACAAATCAACTAAAGGAAAAGTCCTGTCCAGACTCAGTTCCTATTGAGTTTGGACAGGACTTTTTCGTATGTCAGCTGACGGTTAGATTACTGTCCCACCATCGGCATAAAACAAACTACCGGTGCTGTACGAGGACGCATCCGAAGCCAGGAAAAGTGCCAGTGGGCTAATTTCGTCGGTTGTACCCATGCGGGCAATGGGCAGTCGTTTGGTGAAATGGTCCAGAATTTGCTCGTTCTGCCAGAGAGCCTGGCTAAATTTGGTTTTGATCAGGCCGGGGCAAATGGCATTGACGCGGATACCGTCGGGTCCCCATTCCTTTGCCAGCACCTTGGTCAGCATATTGAGCGACGCCTTGCTGACGCTGTAGATGCCTAAACCGGGGTCGGGTGTGTGACCGGCAATGCTGCTCATCATGATAATACTGCCGCCACCACGCGCTTTCATGCTTGGATAACACAGTTTACTTAACTCAAACGGAGCCTTTACGTTGGCTTGCATGATCTTGTCGAATGCCATACCATCGCAGTCGAGCGCCGGTCCAAAAACCGGGTTTGATGCCGCGTTATTTACCAGAATATCAATGCCGCCATACACGTTTACCGTTTTGTCAACCAGTTGCTTTAGCTGCTCCATATCGCCAACGTGAGCGGCAATGCCAGTAGCCTCTCCGCCCTGCGCCCGTATGTCGGTGGCTAATTGGTCCAGTACATCCTGCTTGCGGCTGCTCACAACGACGTTTGCGCCGAAGCGGGCATATAGCCGGGCAATGTCTTCGCCGATACCTTTGCTGGCACCTGTAATAAGGGCAACTTTGCCGGTGAGGTCGAATAACATTTTTTCGTTGGTAAGGGGAGACTGGCTTTCCATGCGGCTTTGTTGTCAGGTACAGCCGCAAACTAGGGTAATCAGCAGGTAATTCAAAAGGGATCGTCAGATTTACATTAATTTCGCCGTTATTAGTCATCAACCCACCTTTTATGTCCGAAAAACCGTCCGACTTGCCTCCATTTGTCAGCTCCTGGTCTCAGCTCTACGCGATTGTTATTGGTAGTCTAGCCGTTGAAATCGTTTTGTTTTACGTTTTAATGCGCTGGCTTTCATGAGTACACTGGATTGGAGTATACTGGTTCTGACGTTGTTGGGCGTCATGCTGTACGGTGTTGTGCGCAGTCGAAAAAGCCAGAGTATGGACGATTACCTGCTGGCCGGTCGGTCGTTACCCTGGTATCATGTTGGGTTGTCGGTCATGGCAACGCAGGCTAGTGCCGTAACTTTTCTGTCGGCACCGGGGCAGGGATTCAGCGACGGAATGCGCTTCGTGCAGTTTTATTTTGGCTTACCACTGGCTATGGTCGTTCTGTCGGTGACGTTCGTGCCGATCTTTCATAAACTCAAAATTTTTACGGCCTACGAATACCTGGAAACCCGTTTCGACGCACGAGTTCGGACCCTGACGGCGGGCTTGTTTTTGCTCCAGCGGGGCCTTTCGACCGGTTTATCCATCTACGCGCCAGCGATTATCCTTTCGACCATTCTGGGTTGGAATATTTACTGGACCAATCTGATCATGGGCGGAATTGTCCTGATCTACACCGTTTTTGGCGGGACAAAAGCCATCTCGTACACGCACCTCCAGCAAATGGCGATTGTCACGTTTGCAATGGTACTGGCTGGTTACCTGACCGTTAAACTACTGCCCGACGGCGTAGGTTTCGTCGATGCGCTGCACGTAGCCGGTAAAGCCGGACGTATGAACCTGATCGATCTTAAATTCGATCCCAACAGTCGCTACAACATCTGGTCAGGGCTGATTGGCGGTTTCTTTTTACAGCTATCTTATTTCGGCACCGACCAGTCGCAGGTGGGGCGCTACCTGACCGGAGAGTCGATTGGACAAAGCCGGTTGGGACTGCTCATGAACGGCTTGCTGAAAGTGCCGATGCAGTTCCTGATCGTGTTGGTTGGCGTGCTGGTGTTTGTATTTTACCAGTATAATCCGTCGCCAACGTTTTTCAATAAGCAGGAAACAGACAAACTCAAAGAAGGTCCGTACGCCCGCGCGTATCAACTGGCCGAAATAAAGCACCAGAACTTGACCAGCCACCGTCAGCGGGTCGTTGCCGATATGCAGGCCGCTCTCCAACGCAAGGACGATGCCGCGCAGGAAGCAGCCACCGCCAGCCTACGCGAAACCGACGACGCGCTAAAAACGGTAAAAGACGATGTGGTGAAACTCATTAAAGAAAACAACCCCGCTGCGGATACCAATGACGTGAACTACGTATTTCTGCGGTTTGTGCTCGATTACCTCCCGCATGGTCTGATTGGTTTGCTCATTGCCGTAATTTTTAGCGCGTCGATGGGGTCCATTGCGGCTGCTTACAGTTCGCTGGCTTCCACCACCGTCGTCGACGTATACAAGCGGTTGTATAACCACGACGGCGACGACGCGCATTACCTGACGGTGTCGCGCTGGGCTACCATCGGCTGGGGGGTATTCTGCATCGTTGTCGCGCAGTTCGCCAACCAGTTTGGCAGTATGATCGAAGCCGTCAACATTCTGGGTTCCCTGTTCTATGGCGTTATTCTGGGCGTGTTCGTGGTTGCGTTTTACGTCAAATCAATCGGTGGCGCAGCTACGTTCTGGGCAGCCATCATCGCGGAGATTCTGGTTATTCTCAGCTGGCACTTTGAACTGACGGCTTTCCTGTGGCTGAACGTGATTGGATGCCTGTTGGTTGTCGGTATTGCGTGGGTCCTTCAACGATTGATTCGGGCTTAATAAAAAGGTCCGCTCCAGATTCTGGAGCGGACCTTTTTATTGATTAGTTACTAAGCTTACGCTTTTTTCTTGCCTTTTGCACCTTTGGCGGGTGTAGCGGGTACTTTGGTCGAATATTCGGCGATGCTTTTTTCAATGCCCTCTTTGAAGAAGGAGAAAGCAGCATCGTTTGAGGACTGGCCGAGCGTTAGCGCTTTCTGGGCTACGGGCAGCGCATCAGCGTATTTACCCATCTTACCCAGAATCTGTGATTTAACGAACAGGTTCCGGTACGTTTCTTTTGCGGCCACCGACTTGTCGATCCAGCTCAGTGCCTGATCCAGATTACGACCCTTTGACAGATTGTAGCTGGCGGCTGCCTGCAATACCGCCGGATCGTCGGGTTTTTCGGCTACGGCCTTGTCTACGTTGGCGGCTGCATTCGCCGAAACGTCAACGCGCAGATCAGCCGTTGCTTTAACGTCGGCCCACATAAAGTTTAGTTTCGCGGTGCTGTCGGTTAAATCGCTGAAGCCGATGGTGAACGTTTCCAGTTTTTCACCCGTCGTCGTTGGCTTGAGCTGAACGCGCAGTACATCTTCGTCCTGCTTGTAGTTTTGTTCGGTAACCGATTTGTTTTTGTTGAAAATCAACGTCCAGTCGTTCTTGTCGGGAATCGATAGGATGGCGTAGCTTCCGGCGGGGAGCGTTTTGCTATTGATCATCACATCCGTTGATGTTGTGAAGGCCGTTGCGCCATTGGCACCCGTCCGCCAAACTTTACCCGCTGGTACAAACGCGTCCGTAAAGGGCGTGCGACCTTTCAGGCTCGGACGAGAATAGGTAATGCTGAAATCGGTGGTCCCAAGGGTTTGCCCTACTGTTGCGCCAGGGCTAGGTGATGGCAACTTAATCTGAGCGGTGGATAACTGAGCCGCCAGGCAAAGTGTGGCGACCGAAAGCGAAAGTTTACGCATGATTGTCTATAGAGTAATCCAGAAAACTGGACCAAATTGCATTTTTTTACGCAGAAATACCAATATAATGC contains the following coding sequences:
- a CDS encoding right-handed parallel beta-helix repeat-containing protein; the protein is MNYVATHAQGPRPTRLAFVKKVSTLLLSAALLVTGCKKPQVEPVDALTANAGPDQTVQVGQTVTLDGTASHDGQGKAITFQWTVTKKPAASTVTLTAPTTTKPTFVPDEVGEYELEVAVSNGAITNVDKVLVTASVAQPLTLDKDITVKTILEDRIASPNLPDYIVPRNIAVKHELTIKPGVVIAFERDVRFDINDEGGILIAKGTADKKIRFIGVGQTKGYWIGIMLYSESNVNVMEHVEVLHAGSRTMLDGKKTGMAMFKQSQLALKNNLFAQNDGYGLLVQEEAILREFSTNVFSNNSEAGIIVSTENVAKLDVASVFTSGNGRNVVEVNGSYIGHSNGSDGEINWKGFADKTPYRLLNTIAVRTGWRLHPGVTVEAARDVTVIINEEGYLLAKGTAEQKIRFTGAANTTAYWVGILSHSTSTQNSIDQAEISNAGSKAIVSGKRANLALYGHDAAMTIRNTRISGSGGYGILVGYYASINDDANASNTFEGNAQARIQYEE
- a CDS encoding glucose 1-dehydrogenase, translated to MESQSPLTNEKMLFDLTGKVALITGASKGIGEDIARLYARFGANVVVSSRKQDVLDQLATDIRAQGGEATGIAAHVGDMEQLKQLVDKTVNVYGGIDILVNNAASNPVFGPALDCDGMAFDKIMQANVKAPFELSKLCYPSMKARGGGSIIMMSSIAGHTPDPGLGIYSVSKASLNMLTKVLAKEWGPDGIRVNAICPGLIKTKFSQALWQNEQILDHFTKRLPIARMGTTDEISPLALFLASDASSYSTGSLFYADGGTVI
- a CDS encoding sodium:solute symporter; translation: MSTLDWSILVLTLLGVMLYGVVRSRKSQSMDDYLLAGRSLPWYHVGLSVMATQASAVTFLSAPGQGFSDGMRFVQFYFGLPLAMVVLSVTFVPIFHKLKIFTAYEYLETRFDARVRTLTAGLFLLQRGLSTGLSIYAPAIILSTILGWNIYWTNLIMGGIVLIYTVFGGTKAISYTHLQQMAIVTFAMVLAGYLTVKLLPDGVGFVDALHVAGKAGRMNLIDLKFDPNSRYNIWSGLIGGFFLQLSYFGTDQSQVGRYLTGESIGQSRLGLLMNGLLKVPMQFLIVLVGVLVFVFYQYNPSPTFFNKQETDKLKEGPYARAYQLAEIKHQNLTSHRQRVVADMQAALQRKDDAAQEAATASLRETDDALKTVKDDVVKLIKENNPAADTNDVNYVFLRFVLDYLPHGLIGLLIAVIFSASMGSIAAAYSSLASTTVVDVYKRLYNHDGDDAHYLTVSRWATIGWGVFCIVVAQFANQFGSMIEAVNILGSLFYGVILGVFVVAFYVKSIGGAATFWAAIIAEILVILSWHFELTAFLWLNVIGCLLVVGIAWVLQRLIRA
- a CDS encoding DUF2911 domain-containing protein produces the protein MRKLSLSVATLCLAAQLSTAQIKLPSPSPGATVGQTLGTTDFSITYSRPSLKGRTPFTDAFVPAGKVWRTGANGATAFTTSTDVMINSKTLPAGSYAILSIPDKNDWTLIFNKNKSVTEQNYKQDEDVLRVQLKPTTTGEKLETFTIGFSDLTDSTAKLNFMWADVKATADLRVDVSANAAANVDKAVAEKPDDPAVLQAAASYNLSKGRNLDQALSWIDKSVAAKETYRNLFVKSQILGKMGKYADALPVAQKALTLGQSSNDAAFSFFKEGIEKSIAEYSTKVPATPAKGAKGKKKA